The segment TACGGCGATACCCGGCAGGCTTGCTGCGCAAGACGCATAGCGCTGCCACTGGTCGAGCAAATCCCGCGGGCCGAAAGGGTGTCGATGTCAGCTTCGCTCGGAAGAAGTCCACTGTTCCGCAAATTGCCCACGTCCACCGACCGGGGCACTGACGAAATAGGTTCGATCTGTTGGGTGTCACCGATGACTAGGGCCCGCTTCGCCAATGAGAATGATGCCCCCGCAACTTCGGGCAGAACCTGCCGGTGGTGTCGCGGGAGTGGTGGAAATTTGAAGGCGGCGTAATCTCCGGGTGAACTGAAACCCACCCAGCCGGCGGCGCCAACCGCCAGGGAGATCACGCCATGAACGACATTACCGACAGCTCGGCCTTTTCGCTACTGCCCGACACGACCGGGTATGACCCGATCGAGGAGCGCCTGCGGGCAAGCGTCCGCGCGACCATCGAGACCATGTTTGAAGAGGAACTGGCCGAGTTTCTCGGCCGCATGCGCTACGGTCGCGGCGACGAGAAGGCGAAGGGCTATCGCCACGGGCACCGCGAGCGGCAGCTGACCGGCACCTTCGGCACCGAAACGGTGCGCGTGCCCCGCGCCCGGGTCGAGGACGAGGACGGCAAGGCTAAGGAATGGCGCTCGAAGGCGCTGCCGCGCTACCAGCGGCTGACGAAGAAGGCCGAGGCGCTGATCGCGGCGGTCTATCTTGCCGGGACCAACACCCGGCGCGTCAAGCGGGCGCTGTTCGGGCTGTTCGAGGGCGCCGTCAGCAAGGATGTGGTCAGCCGGGCTTGGCGCAAGGTGAAGGTGGACTGGGAAGCCTGGTGCGCCCGCAGCCTCGCCGACGAGGACATCGTCCGGCTGATCCTCGACGGCACCGTGATCCGGACCCGGCTGGACCGCAAGGCCACCAACATCTCGGTGCTGGCGGCGATCGGCATCCGCCGCGACGGGCAGAAGGTATTGTTATCCATCAAGAACATGGGTGGAGAGAGCACATCTGCCTGGCGCCAGTTCCTCGACGACCTCGACGCGCGCGGGCTGAAGCGGCCCGAGTTCGTCATTGTTGACGGCGCTCCCGGGCTTGAAGCCGCTCTGGTGGCGCTCTGGGGCGAGGCTCTGCCGATCCGGCGCTGCACGGTCCACAAGCACCGCAACCTGCTGGCGCACGCGCCCAGGCACCTGCACGACGAGCTGACCGAGGACTGCCGCGACATGATCTACGCCGACACCGCCGCCGGGATCGAGAAGCGCCGCAAGGCATTCCTGCGCAAGTGGCAGCTCAAGTGCAAGGCCGTTGCCGACAGCCTCGAAGAAGCAGGGGACCGGCTCTTCAGCTTCACCCGCCTCGATCCCTCGCAATGGAAGTCGGCCCGGACCACCAACGCCATCGAACGGCTGAACGAGGAGTTCCGTCGCCGCGTCAAGACCCAGACCGTGCTGCCCTGCGCCGAGACCGTACCCATGTTCTGGGCGCTGCTGGCATCCGGCCAGATCCAGATGCGCAAGGTCGACGGCTGGGAGACGCTTTCCCAGCCCCTCGACCCGATACCTCTTGACGCAGCCGCCTGAGAAACCGAACCTTCACATGCCCGGACCACGCCGCCAGGGAATTTCCACAGCATTCGCGACATGACCGCTATGCCGCGCAGCGCGGGGTCTCGGAAGCGGCGGCGCGCAAGGCGATCGCAACGAAGCGCATTGCCACAGTGCCCGAGGGCACGATCGACGCCGCCAAGGCCGATGCGATGTGGGACGCGTCCACAGATTCGGGTAACCGTCGCGCAGGCGGCGTCAGGCATCTGGGGCGTGGCACCAAGGCCATGTTGCGGGCGCCAAGGCATGCCACCGCACACTACTAGTCAGTATTGAGCTTTTCACCCCACGTAGACGGCCGCCAAAATGCCCATCAAATCAGACACACAAATATCGCGGGCCGGTGTGCCATCCGCGCTTGGATAGGCGGATCAATTGTTTCGAGGTATTGGGCCAGTCGCGCCATGGTGCTGCCATACGGAGTCGTGACCTTCTGCGAAACCCGCCACAGGTCCATGCCTTGGTCGAAGTAGATCATCACTTTACTGCCGGCAGCGGTGGTCAGGGTTAGGCAGCGTGGATGCTCGGTCTCGTTCCTTT is part of the Paracoccaceae bacterium Fryx2 genome and harbors:
- a CDS encoding IS256 family transposase; translated protein: MNDITDSSAFSLLPDTTGYDPIEERLRASVRATIETMFEEELAEFLGRMRYGRGDEKAKGYRHGHRERQLTGTFGTETVRVPRARVEDEDGKAKEWRSKALPRYQRLTKKAEALIAAVYLAGTNTRRVKRALFGLFEGAVSKDVVSRAWRKVKVDWEAWCARSLADEDIVRLILDGTVIRTRLDRKATNISVLAAIGIRRDGQKVLLSIKNMGGESTSAWRQFLDDLDARGLKRPEFVIVDGAPGLEAALVALWGEALPIRRCTVHKHRNLLAHAPRHLHDELTEDCRDMIYADTAAGIEKRRKAFLRKWQLKCKAVADSLEEAGDRLFSFTRLDPSQWKSARTTNAIERLNEEFRRRVKTQTVLPCAETVPMFWALLASGQIQMRKVDGWETLSQPLDPIPLDAAA